Proteins encoded by one window of Homoserinimonas aerilata:
- a CDS encoding 4-(cytidine 5'-diphospho)-2-C-methyl-D-erythritol kinase has translation MTTSGSPRMTHARAPGKLNVFLKVGALLDDGYHDLATAYQAVSLYEDVRAYPADDFSVAFGGSIDTSGLATDGSNLAIKAARLLARVADFRGGVRLEIDKNVPIAGGMGGGSADAAATLVACDALWGTELGREELLSLASQLGADVPFAFTGGTAIGTGRGDQLSPALAKGQFHWVLALADFGMSTPGVYSELDRHRERHAQDIFPAEVQPHVDMAVLQALRAGDPVMLASVLHNDLQAPALHLEPGLSSIIELGEENGALAGMISGSGPTVAFLAADLDSALELQVALSAARLKVLRATGPVHGARLIAD, from the coding sequence ATGACGACGTCCGGCTCGCCCCGAATGACGCACGCTCGTGCGCCAGGCAAGTTGAACGTGTTCCTCAAAGTGGGGGCACTCCTCGACGACGGCTACCACGACCTCGCCACCGCCTACCAGGCCGTATCGCTGTACGAGGATGTTCGGGCGTACCCGGCAGACGACTTCTCTGTCGCATTCGGCGGATCGATCGACACCTCCGGGCTCGCCACCGACGGCTCCAACCTGGCCATCAAGGCGGCACGGCTGCTGGCGCGGGTCGCCGACTTCCGCGGCGGGGTGCGGCTCGAGATCGACAAGAACGTGCCCATCGCCGGCGGCATGGGCGGCGGATCGGCGGATGCTGCGGCCACACTCGTCGCCTGCGACGCCCTGTGGGGCACCGAGCTGGGCCGCGAAGAGCTGCTCTCGCTGGCATCCCAGCTGGGCGCGGATGTCCCCTTCGCCTTCACCGGCGGAACAGCCATCGGCACCGGCCGCGGCGACCAGCTGAGCCCCGCCCTCGCGAAGGGGCAGTTCCACTGGGTGCTCGCGCTCGCCGACTTCGGCATGAGCACCCCCGGCGTGTACAGCGAACTCGACCGGCACCGCGAACGGCACGCGCAGGACATCTTTCCGGCAGAAGTGCAGCCGCACGTCGACATGGCGGTGCTACAGGCGTTGCGAGCCGGCGACCCCGTCATGCTCGCCTCCGTGCTGCACAACGACCTCCAGGCGCCCGCCCTGCACCTCGAACCGGGGCTGTCATCGATCATCGAACTGGGCGAGGAGAACGGCGCGCTCGCCGGCATGATCTCCGGCTCAGGCCCGACCGTCGCATTCCTCGCGGCTGACCTCGACAGTGCGCTCGAACTGCAGGTGGCGCTCAGCGCGGCCCGCCTCAAAGTGCTGCGGGCCACGGGCCCCGTGCACGGCGCCCGCCTCATCGCCGACTGA
- a CDS encoding DUF559 domain-containing protein, producing MPNSATMGACRSPLLLPTPLRGRAFTRREAREAGLSERRIRSPQLVRPFHGVHVDGEASEPRHRINAYRRRMLEAQHFSHTTAATIHGMPLPLAHDNAPALHVSADPGAGFPRAGGVIGHHASDLATVVTVDGIPVTSAVDTWCELSTILDVDDLIAIGDFLITGDEPYSGIPPLVTVGELEAAVLARAGRRGIRRLIEAFEQVCYGAMSRMETLTRLLLERGGLPRPALNHRIFGPHGALIAMVDLAYVEQKIAVEYQGEHHREKERFRLDITRRERIEDEGWTVVFVSADDILRAQHETLVRIRSRLRSRGAQL from the coding sequence ATGCCGAACTCCGCAACCATGGGGGCATGTCGAAGCCCCCTACTGCTGCCCACACCCCTGCGCGGGCGCGCGTTCACCCGCCGCGAAGCCCGCGAGGCCGGCCTCAGCGAGCGACGCATCCGCTCACCGCAACTCGTGCGGCCATTCCACGGCGTGCATGTCGACGGCGAGGCCAGCGAACCACGGCACAGGATCAACGCCTACAGACGACGGATGCTCGAAGCGCAGCACTTCAGTCACACAACGGCGGCCACCATCCACGGAATGCCGTTACCGCTTGCGCACGACAACGCGCCGGCGCTGCATGTGAGCGCTGACCCGGGTGCGGGGTTTCCGCGGGCGGGCGGCGTGATCGGCCACCACGCGAGTGACCTCGCAACGGTCGTGACGGTCGACGGCATCCCCGTCACATCGGCGGTCGACACGTGGTGCGAGCTGTCGACGATCCTCGACGTCGACGACCTGATCGCGATCGGCGACTTCCTCATCACCGGCGACGAGCCGTACTCGGGCATTCCGCCGCTGGTGACGGTCGGCGAGCTCGAGGCGGCTGTGCTTGCGAGGGCGGGGCGCCGCGGCATCCGGCGACTCATCGAAGCCTTCGAGCAGGTCTGCTACGGGGCCATGTCGCGGATGGAAACACTCACCCGGCTGCTCCTCGAGCGTGGTGGCCTGCCGCGGCCCGCCCTGAATCATCGAATCTTCGGACCGCACGGCGCGCTCATCGCGATGGTCGACCTGGCGTACGTCGAGCAGAAGATCGCGGTCGAATATCAGGGCGAACACCACCGGGAGAAGGAGCGCTTTCGGCTCGACATCACCCGGCGAGAACGCATCGAGGATGAGGGCTGGACGGTCGTTTTTGTCTCAGCCGACGACATCCTGCGCGCGCAGCACGAGACGCTGGTGCGCATCCGGTCTCGCCTGCGCTCTCGCGGCGCACAGCTCTGA
- a CDS encoding ABC-F family ATP-binding cassette domain-containing protein, with product MAHLLGAESLHLEYPTRVIFDSVTIGLDEGDRVGIVGRNGDGKSTLMRLLAGRIQPDDGRVTVRRGVEIGMLDQADELDDSIVVSESIVGDKQEYEWASDARIRDVIEGLLGGIPWEAKLGELSGGQRRRVALAKLLVGDWDVVFLDEPTNHLDVEGIAWLAEHLKRRWPAGQGGLLVVTHDRWFLDEVCNTTWEVHDRIIEPFEGGYAAYILQRVERDRMSSVTEAKRQNLMKKELAWLRRGAPARTAKPKFRIDAANELIANEPPVRDKISLQSMAMQRLGKDVVDLLEVGVSYGEKQVLRDVEWRIAPGERTGILGVNGAGKSTLLGLVAGSVQPTTGRVKRGKTVKISILDQQLNDLTAIAHEPVRVVIGRQKSSYVAGGKEVTPGQLLERLGFDSAQLSTPIKDLSGGQKRRLQLLLILLDEPNVLILDEPTNDLDTDMLAAMEDLLDSFPGTLLVVSHDRYLLERVTDQQYAVLGGHFRHLPGGVDEYLKVRQSTDAAGSAATKAAGSAAPAKPAGLSGAELRNAQKELASVGRRLEKSGEKIAAVHAKMASHDQDDYVGLGELSKELTELDGQAAELETRWLELTDLLEG from the coding sequence GTGGCACATCTTCTCGGGGCAGAGTCCCTTCACCTCGAATATCCGACGCGCGTCATCTTCGATTCTGTGACGATCGGGCTTGACGAGGGCGACAGGGTCGGCATCGTCGGCCGCAACGGCGACGGCAAGTCGACCCTCATGCGGTTGCTGGCGGGGCGCATCCAGCCGGATGATGGCCGCGTCACCGTGCGCAGGGGCGTCGAGATCGGCATGCTCGATCAGGCCGATGAGCTGGACGATTCGATTGTCGTCAGCGAGTCCATTGTGGGCGACAAGCAGGAGTACGAGTGGGCGTCGGATGCGCGCATCCGTGACGTCATCGAGGGCCTGCTGGGCGGCATCCCGTGGGAGGCGAAACTTGGTGAGTTGAGCGGTGGCCAGCGCAGGCGTGTGGCGCTCGCGAAGCTGCTCGTCGGCGACTGGGACGTGGTGTTCCTGGATGAGCCCACCAACCACCTCGACGTGGAGGGCATCGCCTGGCTGGCCGAGCATCTGAAGCGGCGCTGGCCGGCGGGGCAGGGCGGCCTTCTGGTCGTCACCCACGACAGGTGGTTCCTCGATGAGGTCTGCAATACGACGTGGGAGGTGCACGACCGCATCATCGAGCCCTTCGAGGGCGGCTATGCGGCCTACATTCTGCAGCGTGTCGAGCGCGACCGGATGTCATCCGTCACCGAGGCGAAGCGCCAGAATCTGATGAAGAAGGAGTTGGCGTGGCTGCGGCGCGGTGCGCCCGCGCGTACGGCGAAGCCGAAGTTCCGGATCGACGCGGCCAACGAGTTGATCGCGAATGAGCCGCCCGTGCGCGACAAGATCAGCCTGCAGTCGATGGCGATGCAGCGGCTCGGCAAAGATGTCGTGGACCTGCTCGAGGTGGGCGTCTCGTACGGCGAGAAGCAGGTGCTGCGCGATGTGGAGTGGCGCATCGCACCGGGCGAGCGCACCGGCATCCTGGGCGTCAACGGCGCGGGAAAGTCGACGCTGTTGGGGCTTGTCGCCGGCAGCGTGCAGCCGACCACGGGCCGGGTGAAGCGCGGCAAGACGGTGAAGATCTCCATCCTCGACCAGCAGCTGAACGATCTCACCGCGATTGCTCACGAGCCGGTTCGCGTGGTCATCGGGCGTCAGAAGAGCTCATATGTTGCGGGCGGCAAGGAGGTCACGCCGGGCCAGCTGCTGGAGCGGCTCGGCTTCGACAGTGCGCAACTGAGCACGCCCATCAAAGATTTGAGCGGTGGCCAGAAGCGCCGCCTGCAGCTTCTGCTCATCCTGCTCGACGAGCCGAATGTGCTCATCCTCGATGAGCCGACGAACGACCTCGACACGGACATGCTCGCCGCCATGGAGGACCTGCTCGACTCGTTCCCGGGCACGCTGCTCGTCGTCAGCCACGACCGGTACCTGCTTGAGCGGGTCACCGACCAGCAGTACGCGGTGCTCGGCGGGCACTTCAGGCATCTGCCGGGCGGCGTCGACGAGTACCTGAAGGTGCGGCAGTCGACGGATGCTGCGGGCTCCGCGGCCACGAAGGCTGCAGGCTCTGCGGCCCCCGCGAAGCCTGCCGGCCTGTCCGGTGCGGAGCTGCGCAACGCGCAGAAGGAGCTCGCCTCGGTGGGCCGCCGGCTGGAGAAGTCGGGCGAGAAGATCGCGGCCGTGCACGCCAAGATGGCCAGCCACGACCAGGACGACTATGTGGGGCTCGGCGAGCTGTCGAAGGAGCTCACGGAGCTCGACGGCCAGGCGGCCGAGCTGGAGACCCGCTGGCTGGAACTCACGGACCTGCTCGAGGGGTAG
- a CDS encoding MetQ/NlpA family ABC transporter substrate-binding protein, with amino-acid sequence MSGNTPLIEAPKKRGGLYALIAAAVVVVIAVVVGIVVAVNGANSSNADGGGAGDNAITEGKGSAADPVKIGVVGASDPYWELYKDAAADEGISIELVNFSEYPLPNPALTEGELDLNQFQHIVYLAQYNEDAGEDLTPIGATAIYPLALYSTQYDSVDDIPEGSTVAVPNDPSNLARSLLVLQSAGLVELKGGGSIFSSLADIDEANSKVKVTALEAALTATSLPDVAAAILNNDFVADAGLEFSDAIAKDDPTDPNALPYVNVFAARADDKDNELYLKLVQIFQDTKSVQDGLIEVSGDTAVTLKTPVADLVASLAKVQSDVAAQG; translated from the coding sequence ATGTCCGGAAACACTCCCCTCATTGAGGCGCCCAAGAAGCGCGGCGGCCTGTATGCGCTCATCGCGGCGGCCGTTGTCGTTGTCATCGCGGTTGTCGTCGGCATCGTTGTCGCCGTGAACGGCGCGAACTCGTCGAACGCGGATGGCGGCGGTGCCGGCGACAATGCCATCACCGAGGGCAAGGGTTCTGCTGCTGATCCTGTCAAGATCGGCGTTGTCGGCGCATCCGACCCGTACTGGGAGCTGTACAAGGACGCGGCCGCCGATGAGGGCATCAGTATCGAGCTGGTGAACTTCAGTGAGTACCCGCTGCCGAACCCGGCGCTGACGGAGGGTGAGCTGGATCTGAACCAGTTCCAGCACATCGTCTATCTGGCGCAGTACAACGAGGATGCCGGTGAGGATCTGACGCCGATCGGTGCGACCGCCATCTACCCGCTCGCGCTCTACTCGACCCAGTATGACTCGGTGGATGATATCCCTGAGGGTTCCACGGTGGCCGTTCCGAATGACCCGAGCAACCTCGCGCGCTCGCTTCTTGTGCTGCAGTCGGCGGGGCTGGTCGAGTTGAAGGGTGGCGGCAGCATCTTCTCGTCGCTCGCTGACATCGACGAGGCGAACTCGAAGGTGAAGGTGACTGCCCTGGAGGCGGCGCTGACCGCAACCTCGCTGCCCGATGTCGCCGCCGCAATCCTCAACAACGACTTCGTTGCGGATGCCGGTCTCGAGTTCTCGGACGCGATCGCGAAGGACGACCCCACCGACCCCAACGCACTGCCGTATGTGAACGTGTTCGCGGCGCGTGCCGATGACAAGGACAACGAGCTGTACCTGAAGCTTGTGCAGATCTTCCAGGACACGAAGTCGGTGCAGGATGGCCTGATCGAGGTCTCCGGTGACACCGCGGTGACGCTGAAGACGCCCGTGGCTGACCTCGTCGCCTCGCTGGCGAAGGTGCAGTCGGACGTCGCAGCGCAGGGCTGA
- a CDS encoding methionine ABC transporter ATP-binding protein produces the protein MPIIQLSDVSKSFPPRTRGEQPLLALDGVSLDIEEGDIFGIIGYSGAGKSTLVRLINALERTSSGSVVVAGQDLTRLREKQLRGIRLGIGMVFQQFNLFNSRTVWGNVEYPLTVAGVPKAQHQQRISELLHFVGLADKAHSYPDQLSGGQKQRVGIARALATNPSILLADEATSALDPETTREVLELLKRVNEELGITIVVITHEMEVIRSIAHRVAVMDSGRVIEQGNVFDIFSKPQSDATKRFVSTVVRAVPEADELEVLRAKHPGRIVTLSFSDADAGAAVSQSQVFQALSSGGVGFELIYGGINDIQGRTFGHLTVSLTGPDASVESALSAVRDLVTVTEVR, from the coding sequence ATGCCGATCATCCAGTTGAGCGACGTCAGCAAGTCGTTCCCTCCCCGAACGCGCGGCGAGCAGCCGCTCCTCGCGCTTGACGGCGTCAGCCTCGACATCGAGGAGGGCGACATCTTCGGCATCATCGGCTACTCGGGTGCGGGCAAGTCCACGCTCGTGCGTCTGATCAACGCGCTCGAGCGCACGAGTTCGGGCAGTGTCGTCGTCGCGGGGCAGGATCTAACGCGGCTGCGCGAGAAGCAGCTGCGCGGCATCCGGCTCGGAATCGGCATGGTGTTCCAGCAGTTCAACCTGTTCAATTCGCGCACCGTGTGGGGCAATGTCGAGTACCCGCTGACGGTTGCGGGTGTGCCGAAGGCGCAGCATCAGCAGCGCATCTCGGAGCTGCTGCACTTCGTGGGGCTCGCCGACAAGGCGCACAGCTACCCCGATCAGCTTTCGGGCGGGCAGAAGCAGCGCGTCGGTATCGCGCGGGCGCTCGCCACGAATCCCAGCATCCTGCTCGCCGATGAGGCGACGAGCGCGCTCGACCCGGAGACGACGCGCGAGGTGCTCGAACTGTTGAAGAGGGTCAACGAGGAGCTCGGCATCACGATCGTCGTCATCACGCACGAGATGGAGGTGATCCGTTCGATCGCGCACAGGGTCGCCGTCATGGACTCGGGGCGCGTCATCGAGCAGGGCAACGTGTTCGACATCTTCTCGAAGCCGCAGTCGGATGCGACGAAGAGGTTCGTCTCGACGGTCGTGCGGGCGGTACCCGAAGCTGACGAGTTGGAGGTTCTGCGGGCGAAGCATCCGGGCCGCATCGTGACGCTGTCGTTCAGTGACGCGGATGCCGGCGCCGCCGTTTCGCAGTCGCAGGTCTTCCAGGCGCTCAGCAGCGGCGGTGTCGGCTTCGAACTCATATACGGCGGCATCAACGACATCCAGGGCCGCACCTTCGGGCATCTGACGGTGAGCCTGACGGGCCCGGATGCGTCGGTCGAGTCGGCGCTGTCGGCTGTGCGAGATCTCGTGACCGTGACGGAGGTGCGCTGA
- a CDS encoding methionine ABC transporter permease yields MDELVNLLPLLWKSSYETLFIVGLSLLFGGIGGLLIGLGLYTTRQGSILQNRAVFSILNVLVNVFRPIPFIIFLAAAQPLARVVVGTGIGNNAIIFTLSLAAAFGISRIVEQNLLTVQPGVIEAARSVGAGPLRIIFTVLIPEALGPLILGYTFIFVALVDMSAVAGYVGGGGLGNFAIQYGYRLFNPAVTWAAVLIIIVLVQLVQWLGNTLARKALRR; encoded by the coding sequence ATGGATGAGCTCGTGAATCTGCTGCCGCTGCTGTGGAAGTCCAGCTACGAGACGCTGTTCATCGTGGGCCTGTCGCTGCTGTTCGGTGGCATCGGCGGGCTGCTGATCGGCCTCGGGCTGTACACGACCCGGCAGGGCAGCATCCTGCAGAACCGGGCCGTTTTCAGCATCCTGAATGTGCTCGTGAACGTGTTTCGGCCGATCCCGTTCATCATCTTCCTGGCGGCGGCGCAACCGCTGGCCCGCGTCGTCGTGGGCACCGGGATCGGCAACAACGCGATCATCTTCACCCTGTCGCTGGCGGCCGCGTTCGGCATCAGCCGCATCGTGGAGCAGAACCTGCTCACCGTGCAGCCGGGCGTCATCGAGGCGGCCCGCTCGGTGGGGGCGGGGCCGCTGCGCATCATCTTCACGGTGCTCATCCCTGAGGCGCTCGGCCCGCTCATCCTCGGCTACACGTTCATCTTCGTGGCGCTCGTCGATATGTCGGCGGTGGCCGGGTACGTGGGTGGCGGCGGCCTCGGAAACTTCGCCATCCAGTACGGCTACCGGCTGTTCAACCCGGCCGTGACGTGGGCCGCGGTGCTCATCATCATCGTGCTGGTGCAGCTCGTGCAGTGGCTGGGCAACACGCTCGCGCGCAAGGCGCTGCGGCGGTAA
- a CDS encoding TraR/DksA family transcriptional regulator: MPLTDAALARFRVSLSQARDDTVRLMAGLGDDIRLIVDARQDSNSDDEHDPEGSTLAFERSQSDALLQQSRQRLADIDAALGRLDDGSFGVCERCGRPIAEARLEARPYARLCIDCASLVG; this comes from the coding sequence ATGCCCTTGACGGATGCTGCGCTCGCCCGGTTCCGGGTCTCCCTGTCGCAGGCGCGCGACGATACGGTGCGGCTCATGGCGGGGCTGGGTGACGACATCCGGCTCATCGTCGACGCGCGGCAGGATTCGAACAGCGACGACGAGCACGACCCGGAGGGGTCGACCCTGGCGTTCGAGCGTTCGCAGTCGGATGCGCTGCTGCAGCAGTCGAGGCAGCGGCTGGCCGACATCGACGCAGCGCTGGGCCGCCTCGACGACGGCAGCTTCGGCGTGTGCGAGCGCTGCGGCCGCCCGATCGCGGAGGCCAGGCTGGAGGCGCGCCCGTATGCGCGGCTCTGCATCGACTGCGCGTCGCTGGTGGGGTGA
- a CDS encoding MarR family winged helix-turn-helix transcriptional regulator translates to MPEHDEVDRIVGAWERERPDLDFAPMQVLSRVGRLSRHLDRARRAAFTASELESWEFDVLSALRRAGDPYQLSPKALLQQTLVSSGTMTNRIDRLVQRGLVTRRTDPNDGRGILVSMTAQGQARVDAAISELMQAERAILGHLAPAEQERLAGLLRKLSLDFD, encoded by the coding sequence ATGCCCGAACATGACGAAGTCGACCGCATCGTCGGCGCGTGGGAGCGCGAACGCCCCGACCTCGACTTCGCCCCCATGCAGGTACTCAGCAGGGTCGGCCGGCTCTCACGCCACCTCGACCGTGCCCGCCGGGCCGCATTCACCGCATCCGAACTCGAATCGTGGGAGTTCGACGTGCTGTCCGCTCTCCGCCGCGCCGGAGACCCCTACCAGCTGAGCCCCAAAGCCCTGCTGCAGCAGACCCTCGTCTCATCGGGCACCATGACGAACCGCATCGACAGGCTTGTGCAGCGCGGCCTCGTCACCCGCCGCACCGACCCCAACGACGGTCGCGGCATCCTCGTGTCGATGACAGCGCAGGGGCAGGCGCGCGTCGACGCGGCCATCAGCGAACTCATGCAAGCCGAGCGCGCCATCCTCGGGCACCTCGCGCCCGCAGAGCAGGAACGTCTGGCCGGCCTGCTGCGCAAACTCAGCCTCGACTTCGACTGA
- the glmU gene encoding bifunctional UDP-N-acetylglucosamine diphosphorylase/glucosamine-1-phosphate N-acetyltransferase GlmU, whose translation MTDQSLAVIILAAGQGTRMRSSKAKVLHSLAGVSLVGHVLSTAQELGAAHVLAVVRHERDAVSAAVLELSPDAVIVDQDEVPGTGRAVEVALAALPEGFEGRVVVLSADVPLLDAATLRSLVSAHQHEGNALTMLSAHLDDPSGFGRIVRSSDGLFEAIVEHKDATQEQLAVTEVNAGVYVFDAARLRSALAGIGTDNAQREMYLTDAAAGIRASGGRIEAMAVNDPWLVAGINDRSQLAAAARELNARIVRRWQLAGVTILDPASTWIDVKATLAEDVELLPGTQVKGATTIERGAIIGPDTTLLDCEVGERAVVKRTDATLAVIGAGASVGPFAYLRPGTHLGADGKIGTFVETKNAQIGEGSKVPHLSYIGDTEVGVGSNVGAGTITANYDGVNKHRTVVGSHARTGSHNVFVAPVRIGDGAYTGAGTVVRKDVPAGALAITAASQRNMEGWVEANRPGTAAADAAAAATDDSPSEA comes from the coding sequence ATGACTGACCAGTCTCTTGCCGTGATCATCCTGGCGGCGGGCCAGGGCACCCGCATGAGGTCGTCGAAGGCGAAGGTGTTGCATTCTCTGGCGGGCGTTTCGCTGGTGGGGCATGTGCTGTCGACGGCCCAGGAGTTGGGTGCGGCGCATGTTCTTGCGGTCGTGCGGCATGAGCGGGATGCGGTGTCTGCCGCCGTTCTGGAGCTGTCTCCGGATGCGGTGATCGTCGATCAGGATGAGGTTCCGGGCACGGGCCGCGCGGTCGAGGTGGCGCTGGCGGCGCTGCCGGAGGGCTTCGAGGGCCGCGTGGTGGTTCTGAGCGCGGATGTTCCGCTGCTGGATGCGGCGACGCTGCGGTCGCTCGTGTCGGCGCACCAGCATGAGGGCAACGCGTTGACGATGCTGTCGGCGCATCTGGATGACCCGAGCGGTTTCGGTCGCATCGTGCGGTCATCCGATGGCCTGTTCGAGGCGATCGTGGAGCACAAGGATGCGACGCAGGAGCAGCTGGCCGTCACCGAGGTGAATGCGGGCGTGTATGTGTTCGATGCTGCGCGGCTGCGGTCGGCGCTTGCGGGTATCGGCACCGACAACGCGCAGCGGGAGATGTATCTGACGGATGCCGCGGCGGGCATCCGCGCGTCGGGTGGCCGTATCGAGGCGATGGCGGTGAACGACCCCTGGCTTGTGGCGGGCATCAATGACCGCTCGCAGTTGGCGGCTGCGGCCCGCGAGCTGAATGCGCGCATCGTGCGCCGCTGGCAGCTGGCCGGGGTGACCATTCTGGATCCGGCGAGCACGTGGATCGATGTGAAGGCGACGCTGGCGGAGGATGTGGAGCTGCTGCCGGGCACACAGGTGAAGGGTGCGACCACCATCGAGCGTGGCGCCATCATCGGCCCCGACACGACCCTTCTCGACTGCGAGGTGGGGGAGCGCGCCGTCGTGAAGCGCACCGACGCGACGCTCGCGGTGATCGGCGCCGGCGCATCCGTGGGGCCTTTCGCCTACCTGCGACCGGGCACCCATCTGGGCGCCGACGGCAAGATCGGAACCTTCGTGGAGACGAAGAACGCGCAGATCGGCGAGGGCAGCAAGGTGCCGCACCTGAGCTACATCGGCGACACCGAGGTCGGCGTCGGATCGAATGTGGGCGCCGGCACGATCACCGCCAACTATGACGGTGTGAACAAGCACCGCACCGTTGTCGGCTCGCATGCGAGGACGGGGTCGCACAACGTGTTCGTCGCGCCCGTTAGAATCGGTGACGGAGCCTACACGGGCGCCGGAACGGTCGTCCGCAAGGATGTGCCCGCCGGTGCGCTCGCGATCACTGCGGCTTCACAGCGCAACATGGAAGGCTGGGTCGAGGCGAATCGTCCGGGCACGGCGGCGGCGGATGCTGCTGCTGCGGCCACCGACGACAGCCCGAGCGAAGCCTAG
- a CDS encoding ribose-phosphate diphosphokinase, giving the protein MSEITVNGQKRLVLVTGRAHPQLAVDVAAELDTELVHTDARTFANGEIYARYDESVRGCDAFVLQSHTTPINEWLMEQLIMVDALKRASAKRITVVAPFYPYARQDKKGRGREPISARLVADLFKAAGADRIMSVDLHAAQIQGFFDGPVDHLFAMPVLLKYFKEKLEPVSLTVVSPDMGRVRVADIWSDKLGAPLAIIHKRRDPLVPNQVSVHEIVGQVEGRTCLLVDDLIDTGRTIAKAAEALKANGAKNVVVAATHAVFSDPATEVLQSDFIDEVVVTDTLPVPEEKRWDRLTVLPIAPLIARAIHEVFEDGSVTSMFDGAA; this is encoded by the coding sequence TTGTCCGAAATCACCGTCAACGGACAGAAGCGACTCGTGCTGGTCACGGGCCGCGCCCATCCGCAGCTGGCCGTCGACGTCGCGGCCGAACTCGACACCGAACTGGTGCACACGGATGCCCGCACCTTCGCGAACGGCGAGATCTACGCCAGATACGACGAGAGCGTGCGAGGCTGCGACGCCTTCGTGCTGCAGTCGCACACGACGCCGATCAACGAATGGCTCATGGAGCAGCTGATCATGGTGGATGCGCTCAAGCGCGCGTCCGCTAAGCGCATCACCGTCGTCGCCCCCTTCTACCCGTACGCGCGGCAGGACAAGAAGGGCCGCGGGCGTGAGCCGATCTCGGCCCGACTGGTCGCCGACCTGTTCAAGGCGGCCGGCGCCGACCGCATCATGAGCGTCGACCTGCACGCGGCACAGATCCAGGGCTTCTTCGACGGCCCCGTCGACCACCTGTTCGCCATGCCGGTGCTGCTGAAATACTTCAAGGAGAAGCTCGAACCGGTGAGCCTCACCGTGGTCTCGCCCGACATGGGCCGCGTGCGTGTTGCCGACATCTGGAGCGACAAACTGGGCGCGCCGCTGGCGATCATCCACAAGCGCCGCGACCCGCTCGTGCCGAACCAGGTGTCGGTGCATGAGATCGTCGGCCAGGTTGAGGGGCGCACCTGCCTGCTCGTCGACGACCTGATCGACACGGGCCGCACGATCGCGAAGGCTGCGGAGGCGCTCAAGGCCAACGGTGCAAAGAATGTGGTGGTTGCGGCGACGCACGCCGTGTTCTCCGACCCGGCGACGGAGGTGCTGCAGAGCGACTTCATCGACGAGGTCGTCGTCACCGACACCCTGCCGGTGCCGGAGGAGAAGCGCTGGGATCGCCTGACGGTTCTGCCGATCGCCCCGCTGATCGCGCGCGCCATCCACGAGGTGTTCGAGGACGGCTCCGTGACGAGCATGTTCGACGGAGCCGCGTAG